A window from Nycticebus coucang isolate mNycCou1 chromosome X, mNycCou1.pri, whole genome shotgun sequence encodes these proteins:
- the P2RY8 gene encoding P2Y purinoceptor 8, with protein sequence MDMNMSGPDNATLQMLRDPAISVALPVVYSVVALVSIPGNLFSLWVLCFHMGPKSPSVIFMINLSVTDLALASVLPFQIHYHAIGNHWVFGVHMCKAVTVAFYANMYSSILTMTCIGVERFLGVVYPLSSARWRRRRYALAACAGAWLLLLGALSPLVRTDLTYTVDALRITTCFDVLKKDMLPSVAMWAVFLFTIFVLLFLIPFVVTVACYTATILKLLRSPEGHSREQRRRSVYLAVVVLLAFVTCFAPNNFVLLTHIVSRLFYDRSYYHVYKLTLCLSCLNNCLDPFVYYFASREFQLRLRGYLRCGRPPLDSQDAGRDSLFSARTLSARSASCTAEDGLDAAGRPGRQRRVSEF encoded by the coding sequence ATGGACATGAACATGAGCGGCCCGGACAACGCCACGCTGCAGATGCTGCGGGACCCGGCCATCTCCGTGGCGCTGCCCGTCGTGTACTCGGTGGTGGCGCTGGTCAGCATCCCGGGCAACCTCTTCTCGCTGTGGGTGCTGTGCTTCCACATGGGACCCAAGTCGCCGTCCGTCATCTTCATGATCAACCTGAGCGTCACGGACCTGGCGCTGGCCAGCGTGCTGCCCTTCCAGATCCACTACCACGCCATCGGCAACCACTGGGTGTTCGGCGTGCACATGTGCAAAGCGGTGACCGTGGCCTTCTACGCCAACATGTACTCCAGCATCCTGACCATGACGTGCATCGGCGTGGAGCGCTTCCTGGGCGTGGTGTACCCGCTCAGCTCCGCGCGCTGGCGCCGCCGCCGCTACGCGCTGGCCGCCTGCGCGGGCgcctggctgctgctgctgggcgCGCTGTCCCCGCTGGTGCGCACTGACCTCACCTACACGGTGGACGCCCTGCGCATCACCACCTGCTTCGACGTGCTCAAAAAGGACATGCTGCCCAGCGTGGCCATGTGGGCCGTGTTCCTCTTCACCATCttcgtcctcctcttcctcatccccttTGTGGTCACGGTGGCCTGCTACACGGCCACCATCCTCAAACTGCTGCGGAGCCCCGAGGGCCACAGCCGGGAGCAGCGGCGGCGCTCCGTGTACCTGGCCGTCGTGGTGCTCCTGGCCTTCGTCACCTGCTTCGCTCCCAACAACTTCGTGCTCCTGACGCACATCGTCAGCCGCCTGTTCTACGACCGCAGCTACTACCACGTGTACAAGCTGACGCTGTGCCTCAGCTGCCTCAACAACTGCCTCGACCCCTTCGTCTACTATTTCGCCTCGCGCGAGTTCCAGCTACGCCTCCGGGGCTACCTGCGCTGCGGCCGGCCGCCCCTCGACAGCCAAGACGCGGGCCGCGACAGCCTGTTCTCCGCGCGGACGCTGTCTGCGCGCTCCGCGTCCTGCACCGCCGAGGACGGGCTGGACGCTGCCGGCAGACCCGGGCGGCAGAGGCGCGTGAGCGAGTTCTGA